GACGGACGCATACgcaccgcgcacgccgtcgacgatttcgaggcgctcgtgtACAGTACCGAGGCTGTGACGGAGACGTGCAATGCGATGCAGCAAGTGCTCTTTGCCCTTATTGCACAGAACCCATCGGCCTCCCAATTTCCCGCCATCTGCCGCGCCTTGCATGCATACCGCGCGGCAGCGATGGAGCTCGAAGAGGCCGTGCCCTTTAAccggtacgtcgcgcggctgaCCCAGGTTTTTGCGCAAATGGAAgaagcgcgtgctcgcTATGGTCCCTGCGCTATGGGACGACGCACTCCAGCACCGCGAGGATCTCGGCCTGATCACCCACGATCAGGACGCGGCACACCGCTCCGACGTcacggcgcaggacgccgTGCGCTTTGTAGCCTCCACATAGACCATGAcggagcagcggcgcgtcgagctgcccaagacggcgcagctgctAGCGTCCGCATGCAATCCGTGCATGGACCTGATTGCGCTGCTGTGCCTGGATAGCGCACCGCCactcgcggcggtcggTCCACCGGGCCTGACGCCCGCGCAGCTTGCGATGCGCCAAAAGATGCTTGCTTTtcaggcgcgtcgcctcggcgtgacGAACCCAGCGGCAGGCCGCCAGCAGCAgtctggcgcgcgccgtgggcCCCAGATCAAGCTGGCACTGTGGCGCTCGGGTGCCAAGAGCAACCAGGTCTGGGAGGTGGACGTCGTTCTTCCAAAACGCCTCTTTCCAGAGACGGACGCCAAGGACTTTGCCGagacggtgcgcgtcgcacagGTTTGCTGGAGCCCAAACGGTACGTATTTTGGCTCACACAGGCGAACGACTGGCTGTGCGCTTGTTTGCGATGCGCACAGGCGCCACGTCCGTGCACGCCTCGGCCCTGCTCCTCTATTCCGTGTATGACGGCAGCGTCCTTTATACTCGCACGCTCCCTTATCAGCCGTCAGGCTCGGgcggctcgtgcagcaTGCAGTGGATACCTCTGGAGGTGAGTCGCGTGCCGTCGCAAGCGCTCGCGATGCTacaggcgcttgcgccgctcccACCGGTCGAAGACGTCCaggcgcagccggcgcaTGTACGCCCGATCCCTGGCGCACGCCATGCGGCTCCGGCCGTGCCGAAACCGAGCGCAGGCAtcgcgcaaggcgacggagtccttgcgcagctcccTGCACTGGCgcatgccgccgacgatgccgagACCGTGCAAACGTCGCTTCTCTATGTCTTCGACGATACCGGCGCGCTGTCCGTCTTTTTGGACGGTACCGTGTGCCTTGGTACGTGCGGCGTGCTTGCCGATGCGGTGCTTGTGCacgccgcaccgcgccgtgcggcagtgctcggcacgtcgctcgcgcaagTGTCGTTgccgctgcacggcgaccGCCTACTGGCCGTGCACCACCTCGCTCAGCTGAGCACGGCACTGCAGCACGAGCTTGCACATGCAGCAGATGCCGTGCACTGTGCGTCACAGgcgtggcgcacgctcgcacGTCCCCGCGCCGCTGAATGGCATACGCATCTCGAGGACCTCGCCAAGCGGTACGCGGTCGACATTGGCCTCGAGCTCATGACGCTCGTCATGAccgggcgcgcggcgcctgcatcCGAGCAGCTGCTGTTGCACAATCTAACGGAAGGCGTACGTTTTTCTACTTACACAGACGACGATTGCCATGGAGCAAGACGCACGCCGTGGCCTCAAGCTTATTCGGCGGTACGCTGGCACGACGCTTGTGCCGGCATGTGAGCACATGCTCATCTTGCTCCAGGAACTGCAAGGATGTGCACAGTGGCCCGAGCGCTTTGCGTCGTTCTTGGGCCAGGCCGAtgtcgagcttgcgcagctcgttgGCGACGTGCAGACATGCCATGCCGTTGCGATCGCTCTGCAAGAGCAgacggagcgcgagctACTGGCCCTCGACGAGTTTTACAAGTGGTGGCGCATGGGTACGTCGCTGAACTCACGCAGAACAAGACCGGCAGGAGCGGCTCAAGTCCGAAGAGGCGCCGCATGTCATTACCTCGCACGACACGCtcacggtgctcgagctgctgcgccgcggctttCTCTCGccggagctcgacgcgctgcttggcgcgcccgagccgccgaagcgcgaTGCGGACATGTCGGCGGACGACTCgaacgtcgcgccgccgatcaccgacgtcggcgaAGTCGTGtacagcgcgccgagcgagaccccgccgccgagcgcagccgcaGTGCGCGATACGATCGCGTGGCTGGAGAACGGCGCGCCCGACCGTCCGGCGGACGGCAACGTGTATGCCGTTCCCCAGCTCTTTTCCGAGCCCGAGTCGCGTTTTCACGGCCCACGCACGCTGCCTGGCGATGCACGGGCGCTTGCTGAGCGTTTCGAAGGCGTGAGTGCACGCCTTGCGTCGCTCCTTTCCAACGCACTTGGTCAGACCCTCGAGCATgtgagcagcgccgagcatgcgctTCCCCTCGGTGACGTGTTGTGCCGCGATGATACCCTGTGCTCCCTGCCGCCCGACACGCcccgcacgcagctgcacccccagctcgtgcgcagcgacgggCCGTATGCGGTGCTTTCCGACGCGGAGGCCAGCCGGCTGCATGTACTGCACACCGATGAAACCGAGGTACGTGTCGTGGAcgtggcgctgccgccgtGGCGTggtgcggcggtgcgcatgGTCGATGTAGCGTGGCTCCGGCCTGGGCACCTGCTTGTCCTCGGCACGACCGGCGCCTTTttcctcggcgtgctcgcggTGGACGACCCTCATGCGTGGCGCGATGTGGTCCCACTAGCGTGGCACGACCTGACAaaagagcgcgaggcgatcgagcCGAGCCGCCttgcggtgcgccgcgcgtcaGACACGCTTGCCGTGCTCGGAAGCGACCAGCGGACGCTTGCGCACTATGCGCTTCCTCTCCCGAGTGACGCGATGTAGCTATACACCTATTTCTAGAGCTTCTCGGTGAGCTCCGGCACAGCCTCGTAGAGGTCGGCCACCAGGCCCAGGTCGGCCACCTGGAAGAtgggcgcctcggggtcCTTGTTGATCGCGACGATCGTCTTGCTGTCCTTCATACCAGCCAGGTGCTGGATGGCACCGCTGATACCCACAGCAACGTACAGCTCAGGGGCAACGATCTTACCGGTCTGGCcgacctgcagcgcgtTGTCCGCGTagccggcgtcgacggcggcacgcgaggcaccgacggcggccttgagcttgtcggcgagcggctcaATGTACTTGGAGAAGCCCTCGGCGGACTTGAGCGCACGGCCACCCgacacgacgcgcgcggcggtgccgaGGTCGGGGCGGGTCGACTCGTTGATCTTCTCCTCGAGGAACTTGGTGAGCTCCTCGGGGCTGCCGACGTCCACGTCCTCGACagaggcgctgccgccctcggtcgaggcggcATCAAAGGCGGTGCCACGGACGGTCACCACCTTGATCTTGTCCGTGGACTTGACGGTAGCGAGCGCGTTACCGGCGTAGATAGGGCGGACAAAGGTgtcctcgccgtcgacctgGATAATGTCC
The Malassezia japonica chromosome 2, complete sequence genome window above contains:
- the YKU80 gene encoding ATP-dependent DNA helicase yku80 (COG:L; EggNog:ENOG503NWV8; BUSCO:EOG09261ACJ) codes for the protein MASSLGQRTLVTFVLDVSEPMGTSDGGRSRLDRSTAFASLRVLEMMLRGLATIKVCLIAYGSERTNNIVRRNGVTEGYEGVDEVWPPSRPTLATLEVLSALRPARRATRCDPLDALIVAIVSMVDKQHGEPSPAWTRIVYLVTRADVTLNTADVEMIKARLAQESIQLRVMGFDFPASPMQAPKLEAPPTVPWFNVGFWRTMLDGLPHAAYASAEDAEEQALLPNTQLARSAPTSLQLTFGRPDGDEAHTLSIAVQLLKATAVQRPMTQRKVLKKEDGAPQAVDARRVYYKVADVLHAEDLDQVKPLPDESHASFQRAFKLGASLVPMQHAMEAPLETHQGLEVLHFVHASTYRREFHLGETHYVIANPKSPRAQIALSSLVQAALVKDVYILCRLVSREHADPKLCVLAPLVEQEMDCFCMTRVPFREDVKRFAFPPLDRVPTKTGSELTEHATIPTAAQQQDMDAFVDAMDLMDMDPDGDAEGWYAPQLSFNPAIHGVKNAVKWRFLAPDKTELPELHPVLRQFLATPDDAEARARPVRDACANAFAPPQRAAPKRDAPSTPSKKPRADSDSDATPDEDAPDVSTEYVAVPDGRIRTAHAVDDFEALVYSTEAVTETCNAMQQVLFALIAQNPSASQFPAICRALHAYRAAAMELEEAVPFNRFLRKWKKRVLAMVPALWDDALQHREDLGLITHDQDAAHRSDVTAQDATMTEQRRVELPKTAQLLASACNPCMDLIALLCLDSAPPLAAVGPPGLTPAQLAMRQKMLAFQARRLGVTNPAAGRQQQSGARRGPQIKLALWRSGAKSNQVWEVDVVLPKRLFPETDAKDFAETVRVAQVCWSPNGERLAVRLFAMRTGATSVHASALLLYSVYDGSVLYTRTLPYQPSGSGGSCSMQWIPLEVSRVPSQALAMLQALAPLPPVEDVQAQPAHVRPIPGARHAAPAVPKPSAGIAQGDGVLAQLPALAHAADDAETVQTSLLYVFDDTGALSVFLDGTVCLGTCGVLADAVLVHAAPRRAAVLGTSLAQVSLPLHGDRLLAVHHLAQLSTALQHELAHAADAVHCASQAWRTLARPRAAEWHTHLEDLAKRYAVDIGLELMTLVMTGRAAPASEQLLLHNLTEGTTIAMEQDARRGLKLIRRYAGTTLVPACEHMLILLQELQGCAQWPERFASFLGQADVELAQLVGDVQTCHAVAIALQEQTERELLALDEFYKWWRMEQDRQERLKSEEAPHVITSHDTLTVLELLRRGFLSPELDALLGAPEPPKRDADMSADDSNVAPPITDVGEVVYSAPSETPPPSAAAVRDTIAWLENGAPDRPADGNVYAVPQLFSEPESRFHGPRTLPGDARALAERFEGVSARLASLLSNALGQTLEHVSSAEHALPLGDVLCRDDTLCSLPPDTPRTQLHPQLVRSDGPYAVLSDAEASRLHVLHTDETEVRVVDVALPPWRGAAVRMVDVAWLRPGHLLVLGTTGAFFLGVLAVDDPHAWRDVVPLAWHDLTKEREAIEPSRLAVRRASDTLAVLGSDQRTLAHYALPLPSDAM
- the ETF1 gene encoding Electron transfer flavoprotein alpha-subunit (EggNog:ENOG503NVHF; BUSCO:EOG092649VG; COG:C), coding for MLAARASRLTLQGLPRTSLRTFATSSSRLANTLVYLEHKNGEINPASLSALTAATKLGGDIHGIVLGSSKDAKAVGEKAAKVSGLAKVLVGSSDAFANQLSEPIAPLLKSLVESNSYTHLVAGHTAIGRDVIPRASALIDASQISDIIQVDGEDTFVRPIYAGNALATVKSTDKIKVVTVRGTAFDAASTEGGSASVEDVDVGSPEELTKFLEEKINESTRPDLGTAARVVSGGRALKSAEGFSKYIEPLADKLKAAVGASRAAVDAGYADNALQVGQTGKIVAPELYVAVGISGAIQHLAGMKDSKTIVAINKDPEAPIFQVADLGLVADLYEAVPELTEKL